In Ureibacillus thermophilus, the genomic stretch TTCAATAATATGATCAGCTCTTTCGGAAATGAATGGTTCTACCGCAAGGACCATTCCCTCTTTCATAATCGTTTTATCCCAAGCGTCATAATAATTAAGAATGTGTTGAGGATCTTCATGCAAAGAACGTCCTACCCCATGCCCTGTTAAATTCATAATGACTTTTAATCCGTTTTCTTTTGCTTCCCTTTCAACCGCTTTTCCGATTTGGTTTAATCTTGAACCGGCTTTTACTTTCGTCATAGCCCGATCAAAAGCAGATTTCGCTACACGGCAAAGTTTTTCTTTTTCTTCATAGCCTTCTCCGACTACAAAAGAAATGCCCGTATCAGCAAAATAGCCATTTAGAGAACCAGAAACATCAATGTTGACTAAGTCACCTTCTTTAATCACTTTATTTCCAGGAATACCGTGGGCGACTTCATGATTGACACTGATACATGTATAGCCAGGGAAATCGTATTCCCCTTTAGGA encodes the following:
- the map gene encoding type I methionyl aminopeptidase, translated to MIVKTQEELEALKKIGRICAEIRDAMKAATKPGITTKELDEIAGRMFKEAGALSAPKGEYDFPGYTCISVNHEVAHGIPGNKVIKEGDLVNIDVSGSLNGYFADTGISFVVGEGYEEKEKLCRVAKSAFDRAMTKVKAGSRLNQIGKAVEREAKENGLKVIMNLTGHGVGRSLHEDPQHILNYYDAWDKTIMKEGMVLAVEPFISERADHIIESGDGWTFITPDKSLVAQIEHTIVVTKDKPIILTQLDEEA